The Anas platyrhynchos isolate ZD024472 breed Pekin duck chromosome 1, IASCAAS_PekinDuck_T2T, whole genome shotgun sequence genomic sequence ggaggtcttttccaaccttaatgattctatgattctgggaAGTTTGACATTGTTTATTGAAGTTAATGATACTGCACACTTGTTCTTTTAATGGAAAACATAAAATTACAGTGTGTTTCTTGTTGAACTCTCTCTGGTAGAAAAGACCAAGTATTCTGGGACATTACCACTGGGTATTCGCAACCTATCCGCAAGCAAGCTTAGAGGgctaatacacacacacactctaaTACTGTTCTTGTTAGCTGGACTAAGTTTTAACCAGGAAGATTTGGTGACACTGCACTTTTCCTGTCAGGAAGGCAAGCCAGGCTCGGTAGCAGACCACCTCGACCTGCGTGAAGCCATCTCCGCGGCCCGGGCCCCTTCCCGCCCTGCTGTGGCACCGTCGCCATGGCGACGCCGCGCACCGGGTGAGCGGCCATGGCCGGGGCCTCCCTGAGGCGAGGTGCGGGCAGGGGGACGCGGTACCTACTGCGGCCGCCGCCTCCGGAGCCCCCGAGGCCAGcccgaggaagaggaggaggaggaagacgaAAGATGAGCAGCCTTCCCCGGCTGCCCTGCCCTCGGCGGGGTGTGGCGTCTGTGGCACTGCCCTCGCACCCCTccgggaggagaaggaggctgCACTGCTTCAGGCAGCCGTGAGGGGCTTTGGGTGTGAGCAACGCAGGAGAAATAACAGCCCTGTTGCACATCTTGACATTTTCTAAAGCTTTtcgtatttctttttctccagtatTATTTAACACAGTCCAGAAGCACCTCCCAGGGAGAGCTGTTATGGGGTCATGTCTACACTTCCCTGTCAGGCTTCTCATCACTATTTAGTAGCCAACAGCTAGCCCAAATAGCACCATTAAACTTAAATTACACGTAATGCATCCTGCAGAAGTTTATCTCCTTATCAAAATGGGGAAAATTGTCCTTTTTAATGAACAAATGAGGTTTCTTCCACACATGCAAATGGCATATATAAAAATCTTGTCATTGAAGCCAAAAGTTCACCATCAGGTATTGTCAGAGAACTAATAGCTGCATGAACTATGCCTCAAATAATTAGCATAGCTAAATGTTTTCCATAAAATGCCCTTCAGACAAAATCAGTTATTCCTGCTATGCAGTATTTCAAGACATtgtcaggaagaaaaacttCATGCACAACTGTCACATCACTTCTTTGAAATAAGAcaaagaaagcaattaaaacaATGCTGTTAGCACTAATGGTTTTGGCTGAATATTTCTACAAAGCTATTACCAActccaaatatatttaatatctaCTTTTTTGTTATTTGCAAGTGTTCTAGCTAGAAAGGTTATTTATTATTCATCCCTCCCCTTAGTTTGCCATACAGAAAACCTGCACACAGGTTTTTTTGACTAAGAACATTTTATTAATAACTACAACTATTATCAACAAATACAACTTTGATTATACATATTGGTAAGCCTAACTTTCATTATTGTAGAAAAAATTCCAAATGTAAGTTTTTCAGTCACTGTGCTTCAATACCATTTCCAGTTCCGACACCCAGTCTGGGTCATCTTCCTCAAAGTCCctaaaaacagatttcaaaaagttattttgcaaaataatccaacttcataaatatatatttatttaaattacactATAACTAGGAGAAATACTGTTGAAAATCTCAGTGGAAGAGACTTATTTCCTGCGCTACTGCAGTTAAGGAGCCAGTAGGGGTTCCCTTTTGAATTTACCCAAGTAAGTTTTTACCAGGAGCAAAGAATCATACACCAAGAAACTATGTATGCATTGATATTAATGGCTTGCAGTTGAACTGCAGTAACAGGTACTTAAGCAGTTCATGTCCCAGTGCCACCAAAATAAACAATGACATAGACTAAGGTTTTGAGATCCTAATTCCCACCCCCCAAAGATACACACATCTGTAAAATACAGCATTTCTGTTCAGAACATGTTGACATACTTTGCTTTttcaaaagcaggaaaaataggTCACATAAGCAGCACATACAAGTTGAAAAGTCTATACATTATGTCTTCAATAAGTAGGTTCAAAAGTGATTTTATTGCACTGTGCATGAAAGAGTAGAAAAGTTAATACACAGATACAGCAAACATACCACTAGTGAGTGGTTTTTCTGTTGCTTATCTGATTTCAAGGTAAGAGTACAAAGATGTTTCATGCAAGAAGGGTCTGCGCATCACTGTGGATCTAATTTCATCTCATACTTTCATTTTCGCAAAGTCACCAGCAAAAATAATGTGCTAATAACAAGCAACCTGTTTAATCTCAACATCATCAATAACTGTAAATGTAGCAAAGAAAGTATTTAAGATATTAAAATTTAGTAACATTTGATATCATTATTTAACAGAGAGATGAATTGCAAAAAATACCGCCTTttttcaagtttgtttttttttttttttgaaaactcaCTTTAAGGaaccaaagaaaagaaaagttaaagGATGTTATTTGGACATACGTGTCATCTTCATCAGATCTAGGCTCAAGTCTCTCAGGATCTATGACATCTTCATGTTCCCCATCTACTTTATCAAATGCTTCTGATGCTTCAGTTTCATCAGCAAGTGGACCTCTTAATGTATTTTCAGAAGCTttgaaatgataaaaatgaGCGTCACCAAAATCcttaattttagaaaaataaaattagacaCATAAATACATGTCTTTCAAATTTGTCTCCAGTTTTTTGCAAATTCCAGTACAAGCTATTGTCTAACTGGGGAGATAACTAATAACAAAACTGAAGTGGACACCAAATATTTATGACTGCAGCTATGCATATCTACAGACTACAATTACCTTTTGCCATGCCATCTTACCATCTTACCATCCTGTCTTCAAAATAGAGCAGTATTGATTCAGTGATGGTGGATTACCTGATGGGGTTACAGCCCCATTATTGCACCTCCCTAACACATACACTGTGCCGGTTAGTAGGATGGAGACTGTATGACTCTGCAGTCTCTGCTGTAAGTGACAAACTCATTCAGTCTTCAAGCCGTAAGTAAAAGTCCTTCATAAAGAGATGTACAAAGACTGGAGATGTATAATCACTCAGGAATTCTTGGTTTggatttcccttttttttttcccccatgtcCACTTTTCAttccataaacaaacaaacaacagtctGTTGTGACATGAACACACAATCTCCATGCACAGGGCCTATCACAGAGCCGCGGGGCCGGGTCCGAGCCGTGTTGTATATCTTAGAAAAATAAGTCTCTATTGATAAACATATTTACAAAACCGTTTGGGGATTTACCTGCTTTATAAATTGTGTATGTTTTAAATGCTAAGCTGATTTCTGCATTACTGAGAAAGTTCATCAGGGTGCGAGGTGTTTCCTTGTTCCACTGTTTACGTGGCTTATGTTCACTGTAGTTTATAACAGAGCCATCTAGGTATAAAATCATTAATAAATACTTCTTAGACGAAATTGCATTAGCAGCATGAATTACAAAGAGcacatttaagaaaaagaaaaaaaaggaagaaaggaagaaaagttgcAGTCTGTTAGCACCACTGGCCTCTTCTAACATACTTCATTTGACATCTAGAGCAAAGAAAATTACAGAATGTAACATTGCAACTTCTGTTCTGAGGGAGTCAGCAGAAACCAAGACCTCACGTGAGGAGCCAGAGTCTCTGCAAGCTTATTTGGTAGCTCTATAATGCTCACAAAAAGGAGCCTGTGTCCATTTTTGCGCCTTTTAATAGCAGAATATCTaaatacatgcatttttctgtcttttttcgCTGCCCTGGATATTATCAGCATGTAACACTTGCATCTAAAATCTTATCTGATTACTCAAATCTGTATGACTTATTTCACTAGCATGTATGTATACACATTTACTTAGAATACATCTCcaaaatcaaatgaaattttTGTAACAATCTAATATGGTAGGGGTCAGtttaaaacatttgtcagaGGAAATCCCATATTAAATGTTCCTGTTAAAAGCTGTTAGTACAGAAGAAGGACAAATCTCTGCCTCACATCTGAGGTACATCATTAGTTGTTCTTGTCATTGGCATTATCTGTACATTAAGTGACTACAGAAGTAGAGGCAGAGATGTTACGTGCTCCCAACAGAGTGCTGTATTTGAAAGACCAGCAGCTGCATTCTGCatcaaattaattttgcaaGGTATCTTCAGGATTACGCCGACAAATGGTATGTAAAGAGGAGGGTTGGTAGCATAACTTTTTATGGATGATTACAGTTTTAGGGTTGCTAACGTTATCTCTGGCTTTGCAGCCCTCCTGTCACCCAAGACCGCTAAGAAATTGTTAGTGTCAAATGTATCTTCATCACAGTGGACTTCCGGAGTGTTGGTTagtagaatattttaaaaatatttttacatcattttaaatattatctGTAATTCTATGGCTTTTAAAATTTGTGAAGAAGTACTGATattacttaaattaaaaatgcataaagaCACACTTAATTAAATCTTACTTTTAACGTCTTCAGGTGTAAAACTGGCAGAAAGCAAGGAAGCATTTTCCAGGACATCCACTACAGTATTAATTGAcctcttttcccattttctcctTTGGGGATGTGATGAATCAGTAATTCCTGGGAGGACTTCAGGAGTTTCTGCTGTAATTGCAACACCAAGATGATAACCAGCATCTAAcctgtttttcattgttttttcaaGCAAGTACTAAGAGTACAGCACTTCATATTTAATTCTGTGGGTGTAAGTCACAACCCCTTTTATTAAGATCAGTAAAACGGTGTATTTACTCCATACCAAATGTTTTCAAacagtatgttttaaaatagtttggCCAAGATTAATACTACTTTTAAATCTCAGATGAGAGGTAGGAGTCAATATATTAATTCCAGACCTAGCAGGCAGTGGCATGGTTTTATACAGATGCAGATTTGTATGCTTTACCTGTTTAAATGGCTGGATCAATGACATTTAAATGTCACTACATAGAGAGACATTCATAAGCCTTAAAACTGTAAGACTTACCCTCTGCATCAGTTTTCCTTTGCTCCTTTGTGCATTTATTCAAAtccttagaaatattttcacttttcaagTTGCTATGCTTGCTGCTTTcatctttgctttgctttaaaagAATAAGGGCCACATTAATCTTTATCTTTGTCgtccagaaaaacaaagcagtacTATTGGCATGGCattaattattttagttttgctACAAGAGAGCTGGCCTAAggatctgaaaaataaattgctgaCACCATGAAGGCAATGGCAAGTGCTACTGCACTACATCTATTATTACACTACATTTCATGTTGTGTCTCTTTCTTGACACACAATCTGTTTTTGAAGCTAAGCACAAATGTagtgatgtttttttctaaacatttgaaaatagtAGCAGAATCAAGATAAATGAGTCATATTCCAAGAGAAAACAAGATGCACCCAAATATTAAGATTCTCAGATTGACAagtgcattaaaagaaaaaaaaaaaaaacagccctccTGGcaacatattttgaaaaatatactCAATTTGGCTGGGACAGGCTGTGCTACAATCTATCCAGAAGTGATTTCTTGGTCACCTGTGACTTACTTCCCTTCACCTGGAATCTCACATGGGCACTAAAATCTGAGAATTGTGAGAATTATGTCCAGACTGGACTGTTTCTACAGCAACCTGTTCAAAATGTGTcccaaaagcaaagaaaatacacTATTTTATGCAGTATCCCAAAATTTACAAAAACAAGAgaggtgtttttatttatttagttttgacAGGTCTATAATGAAATCCACTTTGGAACTCAGCTAAAGGTGGAAAACATCAAAATGTTACAAAGGTGTGAAATTGAAACTGCAGCGGAACTTTGCAATTTGAGTGCAGATGACAGCTGACATACTAGATGGTTTGGTTTAGCCTACTaagttttcaaaatgctttttattttctataatacagaacattttaaactgctaaaatgtaaattttatttttatatctgcaTACTCACCttactttctttcttatttgagCTTCCACCAGCCGCAACACTACCTGACACATTAAGGGACAGATACAAGAGTTAGTACATTTGGCAAACATCTGTGGTAAAGTGATGTTGGAGAGGTACGGCATCATTACCACTGAACCAGGTGATGAAAATCATGTGAAAGCTTCTTCATGCTCATGTCAATGTATCTCATTCTCAACAGGGAGTCCCTGTACTATTCATTTCCTCTGAACCTTTCTGCAGTAAAATAGTACTGCAAACATGTAGTTGTTACAATTTTGGGTGAAGTTAAAtttatgcagaagaaaaaatcccaaatcctctataaaaataaattgtaagaaaaataacttgttttacTGTATTCTGGGAAAGAAAGCTCTGTCATTTAAAATAGATGGAATAACTAAAAGTTTTTCTCATTTGAAAATTGGAAAGTTTTAAGTTTTAGAGTTCTGCtagaattaaaatgtttgtacCGCAGCTCTGCACTGTATTTCTGGTGGAGGGAAGCTAATGATGTACAGCACTCAGCTATGCCCCATTAAAAGCCTTCTAATATGAAGCCTCATGTTGGAATGCAACATACACCCTTCGAGCATTTTCCATACAAGTTCAAGAAtgttacattttgaaataattaaaatttgatTGCAGCATATAATGTTAATGTTTTATAGTTGTAATTAAGATCTTACAATTCCTAGGCGTTTTATCAAGAAAAAGGTTGCTGACTTACCTTGTGGTCTCAGTGCCGTGCCTTCATGCTTCCTGGTTTCCTTTAATGTCTGCTTGAATTCATCTGCCACCTGGAATGGGTATGTAAAGACACCAGTACAGGACCATTTTAATCTTTCTCTAGTTATTGTATATGTTATTTGTTAAAAATGGACTTACTATACAACAGAACTGTGACAGCAAACAGTGTCTAATTTCAGCAGCATCAGGTCAATActcaacttttctttttaaagcaaacctTTCCTACAAATGTATTTATAGCTTTTAGCATAGGACCTACACAATagaacatttttgttaaatatacaataccaaattacaaaataatttgattttgtaTCTAAAACGTAGGTACTATTGTTCAAATCCAGAGACAAACAATATACCATACCTCAGGAGGCAAACAGTGTTTGATAAATTTGGCCAAGCAACTCCTTTTAAGAATTGTACTGGCTGATGGACGATCCTTGGGATTTCTCTTAAACATATGTTTTATTAGATATTGAAGTTCATAGGAATAGTGACATGGTAGTGGATTGTAGGATCCTCTGCAGATCTTTAGGATGAGGTGTTTCCAGCTTTTTGCTTGAAACTgcgttaaaaataaatgaacattaGAGCACGGAGCTTAAGAATAAGGTGAGAAGAAACCGATGAAATTTCAGACCATCTTTAATATTTATGACACAAAAACGTGTGGTATGCATCTACATAGGCTCTCTATAACCACATTGATTTAGATCCCAATTTGAGAATTTCAGGCCCGTAATTCAGAGATGTGGAACAATGACCCTGTGTGAATACATCAGTAACGCCTTCACATTTTTGAATGAAATAATCTGGCTTTAGTTAAAACTTCATATGCAAACTGTGATCACAATACTTCTTGCAAGTAATAAGCTGTACAACTGGTAAGAAGGTCAGGTTTACTACTGCTCTTGCCAATCTGTAAGAGACAGCTTAGGTTATTACTTTTTCCAGCTGTTACCAGCCTTCAGCCAGGAGTTATTGCTATCAGGCACAAGTCACTGGACAACTGCAGTTTCAGTGGGGACAGCTAAAACCACAGAGGGCAACAACCTGAGCTAAAACAGCTGAGAACTTCTCTCTCCATGCAGAAAGAGCGTTCTTATGGTAGACCCCACTG encodes the following:
- the NEK3 gene encoding serine/threonine-protein kinase Nek3 isoform X2, which gives rise to MEGYEVLKVLGEGSFGRALLVHHKITDQKYAMKEIRLPMSSSDVENSRKEAILLAKMKHPNIVAYKESFEADGHLYIVMEYCDDGDLTEKIKHQRGKLFPEDMILHWFVQMCLGVKHIHDKRVLHRDIKSKNVFLTQNGKVKLGDFGSARLLAHPGAYACTYVGTPYYVPPEIWESMPYNNKSDIWSLGCILYELCTLTHPFQAKSWKHLILKICRGSYNPLPCHYSYELQYLIKHMFKRNPKDRPSASTILKRSCLAKFIKHCLPPEVADEFKQTLKETRKHEGTALRPQGSVAAGGSSNKKESKQSKDESSKHSNLKSENISKDLNKCTKEQRKTDAEETPEVLPGITDSSHPQRRKWEKRSINTVVDVLENASLLSASFTPEDVKNGSVINYSEHKPRKQWNKETPRTLMNFLSNAEISLAFKTYTIYKAASENTLRGPLADETEASEAFDKVDGEHEDVIDPERLEPRSDEDDTDFEEDDPDWVSELEMVLKHSD
- the NEK3 gene encoding serine/threonine-protein kinase Nek3 isoform X1 — protein: MEGYEVLKVLGEGSFGRALLVHHKITDQKYAMKEIRLPMSSSDVENSRKEAILLAKMKHPNIVAYKESFEADGHLYIVMEYCDDGDLTEKIKHQRGKLFPEDMILHWFVQMCLGVKHIHDKRVLHRDIKSKNVFLTQNGKVKLGDFGSARLLAHPGAYACTYVGTPYYVPPEIWESMPYNNKSDIWSLGCILYELCTLTHPFQAKSWKHLILKICRGSYNPLPCHYSYELQYLIKHMFKRNPKDRPSASTILKRSCLAKFIKHCLPPEVADEFKQTLKETRKHEGTALRPQGSVAAGGSSNKKESKQSKDESSKHSNLKSENISKDLNKCTKEQRKTDAEAETPEVLPGITDSSHPQRRKWEKRSINTVVDVLENASLLSASFTPEDVKNGSVINYSEHKPRKQWNKETPRTLMNFLSNAEISLAFKTYTIYKAASENTLRGPLADETEASEAFDKVDGEHEDVIDPERLEPRSDEDDTDFEEDDPDWVSELEMVLKHSD